In Rhizobium jaguaris, a single window of DNA contains:
- a CDS encoding MocE family 2Fe-2S type ferredoxin yields MTTWIEACGADDIDQEDVVRFDHEGRTFAIYRSPDDQYFATDGLCSHERIHLADGLVMDDIIECPKHNGRFSYKTGEARGAPVCINLKTYPIKVDGDRIMIGLGS; encoded by the coding sequence ATGACGACATGGATCGAAGCGTGTGGAGCCGACGACATTGACCAGGAGGACGTCGTTCGGTTCGACCATGAAGGCCGGACCTTTGCCATCTATCGAAGCCCTGATGACCAATATTTTGCGACGGACGGGCTTTGCAGCCACGAGAGGATTCACCTGGCCGACGGACTGGTAATGGATGACATTATCGAATGCCCGAAACATAACGGGCGGTTTAGTTACAAAACAGGCGAAGCCCGCGGCGCGCCGGTGTGCATCAACCTCAAGACATATCCAATCAAGGTGGACGGCGACCGCATCATGATCGGCCTCGGGTCATGA
- a CDS encoding LacI family DNA-binding transcriptional regulator translates to MKKTRLVDIAQAAGVGLATVERVLNERGSVKPQTAEKVVLAAKRLGYKGLIPNLYRGTIRIEVIMVRPETPFFARLNRAFECIAASLDSSITLHRTFVDENDPAKFAAHVSNTAIRRHGMIVVAVDHPKIRESLRQARCAGIEVVQIVSYTAGKDNVFVGIDNYAAGRTAGFYMSKMLAHTAGSIVAVCHSWAYQIHKERIRGFSDYLAAHHNPDHLFSEVIFGLDEDVRSAEMLTETLRRQAGVVGIYNAGGANLGVGSVLQRYRERKRGELVWIAHELNDETRSFISTGLMTLVLDQAPETQARRALDTVLHRMGIIDVPVSQDPVPFLTYTSENIGQFSVPA, encoded by the coding sequence ATGAAGAAAACCCGTTTGGTCGATATCGCGCAGGCGGCAGGCGTTGGCCTGGCCACAGTCGAACGCGTTCTCAATGAACGCGGAAGCGTAAAACCCCAGACAGCAGAGAAGGTGGTGCTTGCTGCAAAGCGGCTGGGATACAAGGGACTTATTCCAAACCTCTATCGCGGCACTATCCGCATCGAAGTGATCATGGTCAGACCGGAGACGCCCTTCTTCGCCAGGCTCAACCGGGCTTTCGAATGCATTGCGGCGTCGCTCGACAGCTCGATAACCCTGCACCGGACCTTCGTCGACGAGAATGATCCCGCGAAGTTCGCGGCCCATGTGTCCAATACCGCCATTCGCCGCCACGGCATGATCGTGGTGGCGGTCGATCATCCCAAAATCAGGGAGAGCCTGCGCCAGGCCCGTTGTGCCGGGATCGAGGTGGTCCAGATCGTTTCGTATACCGCCGGAAAGGACAATGTATTCGTAGGCATTGATAACTATGCGGCGGGGCGAACGGCTGGCTTTTACATGTCCAAGATGCTTGCACACACGGCCGGAAGCATCGTGGCCGTCTGTCATAGCTGGGCCTATCAGATTCACAAGGAGCGTATTCGCGGCTTCTCCGACTACCTTGCCGCCCATCACAATCCGGATCATCTGTTTTCGGAGGTCATATTCGGCCTGGACGAAGACGTGAGGTCTGCCGAGATGCTGACGGAAACGTTACGCCGGCAAGCAGGCGTCGTCGGAATTTACAATGCCGGGGGCGCAAATCTTGGCGTAGGATCCGTGCTACAGCGCTATCGGGAAAGGAAGCGAGGCGAACTCGTCTGGATCGCGCACGAACTGAATGATGAAACGCGGAGCTTCATTTCCACCGGTTTGATGACGCTGGTTCTCGACCAGGCGCCTGAAACGCAAGCCAGACGCGCGCTGGATACCGTGCTTCACAGGATGGGGATCATCGACGTTCCCGTCAGCCAGGATCCGGTTCCATTCCTGACCTACACCAGCGAGAATATCGGACAATTCTCCGTGCCGGCCTGA